In the genome of Impatiens glandulifera chromosome 6, dImpGla2.1, whole genome shotgun sequence, the window ATATACGAGCTAAATAATCTATTAGATAACGCATTtgtattctattattttattattttcatgttttacgaattgtttaatttattttcttatttcatGATTTGTTGTTATGTTTAaacgtttttatttttatttttaatataaggatcatttaaaatatatatatatatatatatatatataactactCTAAATTTCTTGTTCAAGATTATGACCAAAAGTGTAACGTAGATCTTCACAATAACTTTGAACCTTTGATATTTGTAATCTtcaaaaaagtaaaagaaaaattatttgctTGCTTCTATTTTTAgctttcattttcatttctcATGTATATGGACGGTGTTTGTTCTatgaaaaaattctaaaaatatcaactattttaattgggtattttgattgataatatagaaataaggttattttgattaattccATATCAAACAAGACTTAATACATTTACTTTCTTTACAAAAACGTGTAAATCTTGAGTAGGACACTTTAACTGAACTATTGTTGTATCTTACAAGGTTGATGAGAAGTGATGGGCAAGGTAAAAACTTTTaccatttttagttttaatttattacaactttttttctttctttaataaaaatattgtaaaaaaaagaaatatttccATCTTTAAAATCAATTCATTCATGTATTCATGATCTTTTCCTTGTTTTTGATGAGATGTCATCAACAAAATCATcataaatttctttttcttttaaattaatttctcaAAAGTAAGACATAAGAAGTAACATTTATATAAAGATGCACACTTGTTATGAACATGTAATATAGAAATAAAGATTACACAAGAAATCCAAAATAAATACTACTTCATAGGAGGGTAATAATCTACCTCAAACCCAACTTTCTAAATGGCAAGAAGAAGGTGTTTCACCTTCATCTcaactataattttttcttccttcttctttcttttcacCACCCATGCCATCATTCTTTCCACGAAATCAAGGTGGATCGTCGGCCCTTCCGGGGATCGGTTCAAGCTGAGATGCTCGAATTGGGCCGGGCACTTACATGTCATGGTGCCCGAAGGCCTAGAGAAGCAACCATTGACTAACATTGTGGCTAGTGTGGTTTCTTTTGGGTTCAATTGTGTTAGGCTCACTTGGGCAACATATATGTACACACGAAACGACTATTCCAACTTGACAATCGCGCAATCGCTAGATAAGTTCGGGTTGAATGATGCTAAGGCGGGCTTTGCTAAGAACAACCCTGATCTCCTTCAGCTGACGGGCATCGGGGCTCAACAAGTCGTGGTTAGGGCACTTGGGGCGCAAAATGTGGTTGTAATATTGGATAATCATCTTAGCCTTCCCCAATGGTGTTGTAGTGGAAATGATGGAAATGGATTTTTTGGGGATACCCATTTTGATCCTAATGAATGGATACTTGGTTTAACTCTTGTGGCTAGGCAATACAAGAACAATCCAACGGTTAGTTGGTTgagatgtcattttaatttatttctaattttggaaagaaaaaaaataattatgtttcaTAATTTGTTTAGGTTGTTGGAATGAGCATGAGAAATGAGCTTCGTGGGTCGAGATCAAATGAGGACGATTGGTATAAATATATGGAGCAAGGTGCGAACTCAATTCACAATGAGAATCCGGATCTGTTAATTGTTGTCTCTGGCTTAAGATCGGATACCAATCTCGCTTTCTTAAAGAAAAGGCCATTCGGGGCGAATGTAGGCAACAAATTGGTGTTTGAGGCTCATTGGTACCCTTTTGGTGAGTCTTACAACAATTGGTTGAACAAAACAAACCAATTTTGTGGTACGCGAACCGGGTGGTTTAATGGTCAATCGGGTTTCTTGGTAGACGGGGGAAAACCATTTCCCTTGTTTTTAAGCGAGTTTGGAATCGATCAAAGAGGAGACGACGAGATGGGTGACCGATATTTGAATTGCTTACTAGCTGTCGCGGCCGAAAAGGACCTAGATTGGGCATGGTGGGCTCTCCAAGGGAGTTACATGTTAAGACAAGGGAAAATTGAAATGGAAGAGTTCTATGGAAATCTTGATTTTAATTGGTCACTCCCTAGAAATCCAACCATACAAAAAAAGCTACAATTTTTACAACATGTATCTCAAGGTACATGTTAAAAAACACTCATTTTGTCCATAGATTATGCATGTAAAATTGTACTTTTTCctattactaatatatatttttttgttacatGGGCAGATCCGAATTCAAAAAAGCCAACATCCTACATAATGTACCACCCGCAAAGTGGCAATTGTGTGCATGCAAGTAGAAACTTAATTAGATTAGGTGATTGCAATAGCTCAAGCCGATGGAATCATGATGGGGATGGGAGTCCAATAAGATTGGCGAGTACTAACAATCTATGCTTATTGGTGACTAGGGAAGGAGGTACAGCCACACTCAAGGGTGACTGCACGAGCCCTCGGGCAATGTGGAGGTCAGTCTCGGGTTCTCGACTTCACTTAGCTGCGAATGGTGGGCAAGGGATGGGGGACTTGTGTTTGGATGGGACCTCTTTAGAGTCCTCATCAAGGGTCTTGACCAAAAAGTGTCTTTGTTTGGGGAAAGACTCTAAGGATCTTCCAACATGTCCTGATAACCCTCAAGTTCAATGGTTTAAGCTGGTACCTACCAATACTTAATAAGAGCTTGTTTTACTTGATTTTAATAACATgattgaatatattatataatatatataaagattatgaGAATAATTGCAACAATACTAATAAATGTATAATTGAAACaagaatgatttaaataaaaaaaaaaattgaacaataaGTATTGAGTAAAACGTTCACTCAAACAATTTTCTATAAATGTTGAATGTTGGAtttccaatttgttaatttGGTATGAATTGTGGTTGAAATAACCTTTAATGttattgttataaaattatatataaatgaatttgttgagtttgttgaggcaacattagctttagatttttttaagaaatttatgtttactatttataattgtaaaaataaataataaaattacatgcTAATAATAGGATATTTCAATCAGAAAGCGGATCCCCTTTGTTCCCCTCACAAGTAGGGCAAAACagtcaagtttaaaaaaaaacaaaaatatttatatatttgacaaTTTAGTTCTTCTCTGTGAGAAACAAAGGAAATCTCGTAACAGTGGATCCTTTATGCATTTTAAATCATacatatcttaatttttttttaaatattagttcaTGGGGTTGATTTTTGTTAGGATTTGCTCTTATATAACTGTAACATTCTAAAAAATAGATTACAAATAACTCTCAGCAATCCTCTaaacaatgaaaatataatttcacttttaagtagtttatttttttttttttttgtgattctTATGAGACACAAGATTATTGGGTTGGTAGTATCTTTCATGAATATGAATGACTCGTTATGAACTCGCGATTTTTGGGTCATAAGAAGAAGATTATGTAAAAAGGCAAATCCAATGATTTCTTAGaccgaaaaaaatatataaatttaagtgaaCATATTAATCAAACTGTTACACGAATAtccttattaaaataaaataaatatacaaaatctaataaaagataagaatactcaatttaaaacaaatttataaatttaaaactatataattgaAGAAATATTAGGTTAAGAAAACgcaagaaattaaattaataaggttttaaataaaaaaaaaaactaactatataaataaaaaaatattaaagtttaatttaataaattttagccTAGTCTTGTGAAAATAtaggaaaagaaaaataaaacatgaaaataagaacaaaaatacaaaaccGTGTCAAAAACAGATTATGAATTGAATAAACACTCGAGAAGGCGACGATTATAGAATATTATTGcctataaattattttggaataataaataatatatttatttatttataaatgccgaaccaaattaatataattgttttaacttatttttgaatattaatttatatatttttataaatttttgaaatagtttaaaattaagaattttatccGATAATTTTatccatatatttatataaattattattttactctttatcttataaaaaatttgtattattaattatattaaaattaataataaaaaaatatatataattatttatactttaacttacataaataaatcttatttatatattaattaaaatttatgtattattataaattatgagaCCATAGTAGAGTTTGATCACTAACCTCCC includes:
- the LOC124941597 gene encoding glycosyl hydrolase 5 family protein-like, translating into MVPEGLEKQPLTNIVASVVSFGFNCVRLTWATYMYTRNDYSNLTIAQSLDKFGLNDAKAGFAKNNPDLLQLTGIGAQQVVVRALGAQNVVVILDNHLSLPQWCCSGNDGNGFFGDTHFDPNEWILGLTLVARQYKNNPTVVGMSMRNELRGSRSNEDDWYKYMEQGANSIHNENPDLLIVVSGLRSDTNLAFLKKRPFGANVGNKLVFEAHWYPFGESYNNWLNKTNQFCGTRTGWFNGQSGFLVDGGKPFPLFLSEFGIDQRGDDEMGDRYLNCLLAVAAEKDLDWAWWALQGSYMLRQGKIEMEEFYGNLDFNWSLPRNPTIQKKLQFLQHVSQDPNSKKPTSYIMYHPQSGNCVHASRNLIRLGDCNSSSRWNHDGDGSPIRLASTNNLCLLVTREGGTATLKGDCTSPRAMWRSVSGSRLHLAANGGQGMGDLCLDGTSLESSSRVLTKKCLCLGKDSKDLPTCPDNPQVQWFKLVPTNT